The following coding sequences lie in one Armatimonadia bacterium genomic window:
- a CDS encoding S8 family serine peptidase: protein MSLLGRRSDKARCHVAGLVVALLCAASLFEAGAQTDTGCSRKLGGILRECASGGTAAGAGAARYLTRTPDGRVVVELLFDSAASCAGADLSSCGASVQFRSGARAQAAVPAKELCSVARMPGLVSIAPPARVIPCQAFTPGFGNTVSEAVQITYASSMQANGIDGTGCTVAVIDLGFGGVTSTEVNIDVADPTALMSFRSDGATNANRHGTAIAEQVQDMAPGANLVLIAVDTPMSIESAINYVIAQGIPVAVMGLTLIDGPFDGTHSVTRAVEAACSAGVLWVQAAGNFALRHWNGTFTDVDGDLLHEFSSGVEGIALNLAAGVFEADLSWYETAGSLTNRDYDLVLKDATGYIVAQSIMGQNGSDAPKERLLAQVTTAGTYTLEIVRIAGHPTYPDKFQLYLPDYDISPATLQRPDSSLPIPAESPNAFVVGAVRGTLADAGAYALPNPGRDVVEPFSSRGPSLNGVLKPNLMGPDGCRTSLAAAPVMEGGEWIAQQAYGTSFAAAHVAGAAALLYSENNTRTRNELVTALYRLAVAVPPASAKPEPLPNNTYGYGRVSLRMGTDVSKPQISITAPRNGDTITSTSPIIMAVLTDVGAGIDASTIVVKIDGVQVTGYAYDATTGVLRYVAGPPNQAALSRTSHQVTVAVSDLAGNAADQATASFRVSPPTISSGIHMFSIPYSFAGLADAEKLPTAIFGLPSDQVTVARWLPTDTTPTNKYHYYGGPTGAQDAYASFVPQDTVESPYVVSAAPAGLGYFINLGSDATLNVAGTSLSDQAKYEIQLSYGYTSPRGWNMIGCPFPDAVTWGGVQFITNGVRQDLSDAIDAGVTEGMLFELKRVGSTVYYDFPSDPLAGTLEPWSGYWLHVLKSTTLVVYNSNVSSSQSNRHTVSTAKAPSDGDWSLKLVASGAGGYDPANVIAVAAGASDGFDAGKDVPKPPAVNSPVRVSLAHADWGDQSGSYARDVRGAVGSRQEWDVTVECSQPGSDVTLSWPELNRAVPSSVNLILRDEAADRDVYMRTVGAYTYNAADECGARSFKVIAEPAGDRPLLLSGVTTAQAPDGTVQLSYTVSTTADVSVDILNISGRVVGQLGSRTASAGATNTVYWNGRTGQGTKAPSGRYMVRLTARTASGQVSQAVRALQITR from the coding sequence GTGAGCCTTCTTGGCCGACGAAGCGACAAAGCACGCTGCCACGTCGCCGGACTGGTTGTGGCTCTCCTGTGCGCTGCGAGTCTGTTCGAGGCGGGCGCACAGACAGACACCGGCTGTTCTCGCAAGCTCGGAGGTATTCTTCGGGAGTGTGCCTCGGGAGGCACTGCTGCGGGCGCCGGTGCGGCCAGGTATCTCACTCGAACTCCAGACGGCAGAGTCGTTGTTGAGTTGCTGTTTGACTCGGCGGCCTCCTGCGCCGGCGCTGACCTCTCCTCCTGCGGGGCGAGCGTCCAGTTCCGGTCAGGCGCTCGGGCACAGGCGGCGGTGCCGGCGAAGGAACTGTGTTCCGTCGCACGGATGCCTGGGCTGGTTTCCATAGCGCCGCCGGCGCGGGTGATCCCCTGCCAGGCTTTCACTCCTGGCTTCGGCAACACCGTAAGCGAAGCCGTCCAGATAACCTACGCCTCGTCCATGCAGGCGAACGGCATCGACGGCACTGGTTGCACGGTCGCTGTGATCGACCTGGGCTTCGGGGGCGTCACGAGCACGGAAGTGAACATCGATGTCGCTGATCCGACCGCGCTGATGAGCTTCCGGAGCGATGGGGCCACGAACGCGAATCGCCACGGAACTGCGATTGCGGAGCAGGTCCAGGACATGGCGCCGGGCGCTAACCTTGTGCTGATCGCGGTCGACACTCCGATGAGTATCGAGTCGGCCATCAACTATGTCATCGCGCAGGGGATCCCTGTAGCGGTGATGGGTCTGACGCTGATCGATGGGCCCTTCGATGGTACCCACTCGGTCACGCGCGCCGTGGAGGCCGCCTGCAGCGCAGGTGTGTTGTGGGTACAAGCAGCCGGCAACTTCGCGCTGCGGCACTGGAATGGAACCTTCACCGACGTCGATGGCGACCTGCTTCACGAGTTCTCCTCCGGCGTTGAGGGCATCGCGCTCAACCTGGCCGCCGGAGTCTTTGAGGCCGACCTAAGCTGGTACGAAACCGCCGGGTCGCTAACGAACCGTGACTATGATCTGGTACTGAAGGACGCCACCGGGTACATTGTCGCACAGTCGATCATGGGGCAGAACGGTAGTGATGCGCCGAAGGAACGGCTCTTGGCGCAGGTTACCACTGCGGGCACGTACACGCTGGAGATCGTGCGGATCGCTGGCCACCCCACCTACCCCGACAAGTTTCAGCTCTATCTGCCCGACTACGACATATCCCCTGCAACGCTGCAGCGCCCGGACAGCAGCCTGCCGATCCCTGCCGAGTCCCCGAACGCCTTCGTCGTGGGCGCCGTGCGCGGTACCCTGGCTGACGCAGGGGCGTACGCCCTCCCAAACCCGGGGCGCGACGTCGTGGAGCCCTTCAGCTCGCGGGGTCCCTCCCTCAATGGTGTGCTAAAGCCGAACCTGATGGGCCCCGATGGCTGTCGTACGAGCCTTGCTGCGGCCCCGGTGATGGAAGGCGGCGAGTGGATCGCCCAGCAGGCATACGGGACCTCCTTCGCGGCCGCACACGTGGCAGGGGCTGCGGCGCTGCTATACAGTGAGAACAACACTCGGACACGCAATGAGTTGGTCACTGCTCTGTACCGGCTGGCGGTCGCCGTGCCACCGGCTTCGGCGAAGCCCGAACCCCTTCCCAACAACACGTATGGCTATGGCCGCGTCAGCCTGCGGATGGGTACTGACGTCTCCAAGCCGCAGATCTCGATCACTGCCCCGCGAAACGGCGACACGATCACGAGTACGTCGCCCATCATCATGGCCGTTCTTACGGATGTCGGTGCTGGGATCGATGCGTCGACTATCGTGGTCAAGATCGATGGTGTCCAGGTCACCGGGTACGCCTACGACGCCACGACCGGCGTGCTTCGTTACGTAGCGGGACCGCCGAACCAGGCCGCTCTGTCGCGGACTAGCCACCAGGTGACGGTGGCTGTGTCAGACCTCGCCGGGAACGCTGCTGATCAGGCAACGGCCAGCTTCCGGGTGTCGCCGCCGACCATCTCCTCTGGCATCCACATGTTCTCCATCCCCTACAGCTTCGCGGGGCTGGCGGATGCGGAGAAGCTTCCGACGGCAATCTTCGGTCTCCCGTCCGACCAGGTGACGGTCGCACGGTGGCTGCCGACCGATACGACACCTACCAACAAGTACCACTACTACGGAGGGCCCACAGGTGCTCAGGACGCCTATGCGAGCTTCGTGCCGCAGGACACCGTGGAGTCTCCCTATGTCGTAAGCGCCGCGCCGGCCGGGCTGGGCTACTTCATCAATCTCGGAAGCGATGCGACGCTGAACGTGGCCGGGACGAGTCTGTCTGACCAGGCCAAGTACGAGATCCAGCTCTCCTACGGTTACACCTCGCCCCGTGGCTGGAACATGATCGGTTGCCCCTTCCCAGACGCAGTCACGTGGGGTGGCGTGCAGTTCATCACCAACGGTGTGCGGCAGGACCTGAGCGACGCAATCGACGCGGGCGTGACTGAGGGGATGCTCTTCGAGCTGAAGCGCGTGGGCAGCACGGTCTACTACGACTTCCCCTCTGATCCACTGGCCGGAACCCTGGAGCCGTGGTCTGGCTACTGGTTGCACGTGCTCAAGTCCACCACCTTGGTCGTCTACAACAGCAATGTGTCCTCCAGCCAGTCGAACCGGCACACTGTCAGCACGGCAAAGGCGCCGAGCGACGGCGACTGGAGCCTGAAGCTCGTGGCCTCGGGTGCCGGCGGCTACGACCCTGCAAACGTGATCGCTGTGGCCGCGGGCGCTTCCGACGGCTTCGACGCCGGTAAGGACGTACCGAAGCCGCCTGCCGTGAACAGCCCCGTGCGAGTCTCCCTGGCGCATGCGGACTGGGGCGACCAGTCGGGTTCCTATGCTCGTGACGTGCGTGGTGCCGTAGGGAGTCGACAGGAATGGGACGTCACCGTGGAATGCTCGCAACCGGGCTCTGATGTCACGCTCTCGTGGCCGGAACTCAACCGCGCGGTGCCGTCGAGCGTGAACCTCATCCTGCGCGACGAAGCCGCGGACCGTGACGTGTACATGCGGACCGTGGGCGCATACACCTACAACGCCGCCGATGAGTGTGGGGCGCGCTCCTTCAAGGTCATTGCGGAACCTGCCGGTGACCGGCCGCTGCTCCTCAGCGGCGTCACGACGGCGCAGGCGCCGGACGGGACAGTGCAGCTAAGCTACACGGTGAGCACGACCGCTGACGTTTCCGTGGACATTCTGAACATCTCTGGGCGCGTCGTTGGTCAGCTCGGCAGCCGGACCGCGAGTGCGGGTGCGACCAACACGGTGTACTGGAACGGGCGCACAGGCCAGGGCACGAAGGCGCCGAGCGGACGCTACATGGTGAGGTTGACGGCGCGGACGGCCAGCGGGCAGGTATCGCAGGCGGTCCGTGCGTTGCAGATCACACGGTAG
- a CDS encoding FlgD immunoglobulin-like domain containing protein, with protein sequence MQRNRDSLANTGRWSLYSTVIASILTVIALPVFAQVGTVSVTHPAGITVLQVEDPQVVTYTDTARPPVTHSWQRPGGRFRLLTGPTAPTGGDPTVAGDEDRAIASAWSVSTGPNSIPYPVFTSKLTVSVDGTHYDMHQLAAAAVDVTGSNAVHSYFPTACVVGSRDVYLEGRVPLDNTDPALATEFINVQHYFTLIHDTLRVEYVVTNSSSQERQVGIRQVFDGLFGSGTNRDGTEVYLPNGTVINYEKVIPDAETTAMPDTWVTVDNADSPVVFIRGTVAGDDVLDAGLANSSAGKPDLIGWGLFRNVGADAQWDFTPNSVLALDGEDWAYFTRWNEKPLAAGKSRRYVTYFGVGASAADYDSPYGFAAYSPSTLKVQSGDDPTTDEVETYYLTDSQGKSAFTVTAYADNFLPASLLSASVRISLPTGLELDPATQSLSKSLGTVRRNEDKSVSWTVRASVTRPGPAVIKFTGPQGKVVERKVYIPAVPILTPLTSLKGLEMVAIPYTFANTDAEHVFATLGSLYPGGANALVRYDPESRIYKYFPDSFVTNVEPGYGYWLLNRNRQTVYFPSDAAALNTSDSATINLSENWNQIGNPFVGPVNLSDIRVIDPNGKEWSMKEGIGRGLLLPTLFWYDAAANDYDWETELSDVRLDPYVGYWIYAMDDISLVIPPPTLFSPAAAPKTAAASGSSAGDGWRLPLVVSGAGRTRTGRVIGAASAATDGIDANDVLAPPACLTDGVNLSACVEQPQTGVRLMQDIRKASSSATQWNLVVDTNAADTPITVSWPDLSSLPADLTAVCEDLTSGERRYMRTTNAMTFRSGDSGGSRTFRITVQPRGSERTLVTSASVSSTAQGVVVSYSLASDSSVDVEIRNISGVPIRQVASGKVATSGANTLAWDGRNSQGSRVPAGRYLCKVTARSPQTGEQHSLVRSFQISR encoded by the coding sequence GTGCAGCGTAACCGAGACTCACTCGCCAACACAGGTCGGTGGAGTCTTTACAGCACAGTCATCGCCTCCATTCTGACGGTGATCGCTTTGCCGGTCTTCGCTCAGGTCGGCACCGTGAGCGTCACCCACCCGGCTGGTATCACGGTGCTGCAGGTTGAGGACCCACAGGTCGTCACCTACACCGACACCGCACGTCCGCCGGTAACCCACTCCTGGCAGCGGCCTGGCGGCAGGTTCCGCCTGCTCACTGGACCGACAGCGCCGACGGGTGGCGACCCAACGGTCGCCGGGGACGAGGACAGGGCCATCGCGAGCGCCTGGTCTGTCTCCACTGGGCCAAACAGCATTCCCTATCCCGTGTTCACCTCCAAGCTGACGGTCTCGGTGGACGGGACGCACTACGACATGCACCAGCTTGCAGCGGCGGCCGTCGACGTCACTGGCAGCAACGCTGTGCACAGCTACTTCCCAACCGCATGTGTCGTGGGGAGCCGCGATGTGTATCTGGAGGGCCGCGTCCCGCTGGATAATACCGATCCGGCGCTTGCGACCGAGTTCATCAATGTACAGCACTATTTCACCCTCATCCATGACACTCTGCGCGTTGAGTACGTCGTCACGAACAGCTCTTCGCAGGAGCGGCAGGTAGGGATTCGCCAGGTATTCGACGGGCTGTTCGGCAGTGGCACAAACCGCGACGGCACCGAGGTATATCTGCCGAATGGCACGGTCATCAACTACGAGAAGGTTATCCCAGACGCCGAAACCACGGCAATGCCGGACACATGGGTGACCGTCGACAACGCGGATTCGCCAGTGGTCTTTATCCGGGGGACGGTCGCGGGCGACGACGTGCTCGACGCGGGGTTGGCCAACTCGAGCGCAGGCAAGCCAGATCTGATCGGTTGGGGCCTCTTCCGCAACGTCGGGGCCGATGCCCAGTGGGACTTCACGCCGAACTCAGTGCTGGCGCTCGATGGCGAGGACTGGGCGTACTTCACGCGTTGGAACGAGAAGCCGCTGGCGGCGGGGAAGTCGCGGCGCTACGTGACGTACTTCGGCGTGGGCGCCTCGGCGGCCGACTACGACTCACCCTATGGGTTTGCAGCCTACTCCCCGAGTACACTGAAGGTCCAGAGCGGCGACGACCCGACGACGGACGAGGTGGAGACGTACTACCTTACCGACAGCCAGGGGAAGTCGGCCTTCACCGTGACGGCCTATGCCGACAACTTCCTCCCGGCATCGTTGCTGAGTGCGAGCGTCCGAATCAGTCTGCCGACCGGCCTGGAACTCGATCCGGCGACACAGTCGCTGAGCAAGTCGTTGGGGACCGTCCGCCGGAACGAAGACAAATCCGTGAGCTGGACGGTGCGGGCAAGTGTGACGCGTCCTGGACCCGCCGTGATCAAGTTCACTGGTCCACAGGGGAAGGTCGTCGAGCGGAAGGTCTACATCCCGGCAGTGCCAATCTTGACGCCCCTTACGTCACTCAAGGGCCTCGAGATGGTGGCGATCCCCTATACCTTCGCTAACACGGATGCCGAGCACGTCTTCGCGACCCTCGGCTCGCTGTACCCCGGCGGGGCTAACGCTCTGGTTCGCTACGACCCCGAGAGCCGGATATACAAGTACTTCCCGGACTCCTTCGTGACAAATGTCGAGCCCGGCTATGGCTACTGGCTCCTCAACCGGAACCGGCAGACGGTGTACTTCCCGAGCGATGCCGCCGCGCTGAACACCAGCGACTCGGCGACGATCAACCTGAGTGAGAACTGGAATCAGATTGGCAATCCTTTCGTGGGGCCTGTGAACCTGAGCGACATACGCGTGATCGACCCCAACGGCAAGGAGTGGTCGATGAAGGAGGGCATCGGTCGCGGCCTCCTGCTGCCCACGCTCTTCTGGTACGACGCGGCTGCAAATGACTACGACTGGGAGACCGAACTGTCTGACGTGCGTCTCGATCCGTACGTCGGTTACTGGATCTACGCCATGGACGACATCTCCCTCGTGATCCCACCGCCGACGCTGTTCTCGCCGGCTGCTGCGCCGAAGACAGCGGCGGCAAGTGGCTCCTCCGCCGGGGACGGCTGGCGTCTTCCCCTCGTGGTCTCGGGCGCTGGCAGGACCCGCACCGGGCGAGTGATCGGGGCGGCCTCCGCTGCTACGGACGGTATCGATGCGAACGACGTCCTGGCGCCGCCGGCGTGTCTCACCGACGGGGTCAATCTGAGTGCGTGTGTCGAGCAGCCTCAGACGGGCGTGCGGCTGATGCAGGACATCCGTAAGGCCTCCTCGAGCGCGACGCAGTGGAATCTGGTCGTTGATACGAACGCTGCGGACACGCCGATCACGGTGTCGTGGCCGGACCTGAGCAGCCTGCCCGCCGATCTCACTGCGGTGTGCGAGGACCTGACCTCCGGCGAGCGACGTTATATGCGCACGACGAACGCCATGACCTTCCGCTCCGGTGACAGCGGCGGCAGTCGGACCTTCCGCATCACCGTCCAGCCGCGCGGAAGCGAGAGGACTCTGGTCACGAGCGCCTCGGTCAGCTCGACTGCTCAGGGCGTGGTTGTAAGCTATAGTCTGGCGAGCGACTCGAGCGTGGACGTTGAGATCAGAAACATCTCGGGCGTGCCGATCCGACAGGTCGCCAGTGGCAAAGTAGCGACCTCCGGTGCCAACACGCTCGCGTGGGACGGACGCAACAGTCAGGGCAGCCGCGTCCCGGCGGGACGGTACCTGTGCAAAGTCACTGCACGGTCACCGCAGACGGGTGAGCAACACAGCCTGGTACGCTCCTTCCAGATCAGTCGCTAA
- a CDS encoding clostripain-related cysteine peptidase produces MGGSGEAVSNDEWRGWAIFAIVDARDALAPSAHRMASELVAGAGDTGVSLIELVGEPKGDRERVSAQVGAAAAWAREGGHAVLWLRGHGEPPRSGRDLRRGEYRLFGPGGQAECSVCDLKSALKGEQIDVVILEACYSASLEVLVDLAGTCRVLVGIPGEALGEGFPWGEVASGIAGLERGRERSPGAVVKALCGAISGSGPRGGFPWSISVIDMAGVGDLQRLVNQVGEEAGREIAGAARGVQWARERSALSETLGASCDLLDLSVGLEGSCGSLSVRTACSQLRVAVEASVRANIPMMTGTDRARSGRGGVTVFMPSIGTETIDGYAARAGARIGAGWASFVERYLRYGRELVPLRVP; encoded by the coding sequence ATGGGCGGGAGCGGGGAGGCCGTCTCCAATGATGAGTGGCGGGGCTGGGCGATCTTTGCGATAGTCGATGCGCGTGACGCCCTGGCACCATCCGCACACAGGATGGCGTCGGAACTGGTCGCCGGCGCGGGCGACACTGGAGTGTCCCTGATCGAACTCGTGGGGGAGCCGAAGGGCGACCGGGAACGAGTGAGCGCCCAGGTTGGAGCCGCTGCGGCTTGGGCGCGAGAGGGAGGACACGCCGTTCTGTGGCTTCGGGGGCACGGCGAGCCGCCTCGGAGTGGGCGAGACCTCCGGCGCGGCGAGTACCGGCTTTTCGGTCCTGGGGGCCAGGCGGAGTGCAGTGTTTGTGACCTGAAGAGCGCACTGAAGGGCGAGCAGATAGATGTCGTGATCCTTGAGGCTTGCTACAGCGCGTCCCTAGAGGTCCTGGTGGACCTTGCCGGGACCTGCCGCGTGCTGGTTGGGATACCGGGCGAGGCGCTGGGGGAAGGCTTCCCGTGGGGGGAGGTCGCATCAGGGATCGCGGGCCTGGAGCGCGGGAGAGAGAGGTCCCCTGGTGCCGTCGTCAAGGCGCTCTGTGGTGCTATCTCCGGGTCGGGGCCCAGGGGCGGCTTCCCATGGTCCATCTCGGTTATCGACATGGCTGGGGTAGGGGATTTGCAGCGTCTCGTGAATCAGGTGGGCGAGGAGGCAGGTCGCGAGATCGCCGGGGCGGCGCGGGGTGTTCAGTGGGCGAGGGAGCGGTCTGCTCTGAGCGAGACGCTCGGCGCGAGTTGCGATCTCCTGGATCTATCGGTCGGGCTTGAGGGCAGCTGCGGGTCGCTATCGGTACGGACGGCGTGTAGCCAGCTGCGAGTTGCCGTAGAGGCGTCTGTGCGGGCAAATATCCCCATGATGACTGGGACTGATCGGGCGCGATCCGGGCGTGGTGGGGTCACGGTCTTCATGCCGTCAATCGGGACGGAGACAATCGACGGCTACGCAGCCCGGGCAGGGGCGAGGATTGGCGCGGGTTGGGCGAGCTTCGTCGAGAGGTATCTGCGCTATGGACGAGAGCTGGTGCCGTTGCGGGTACCGTGA